The following proteins are encoded in a genomic region of Phycisphaera sp.:
- the aroD gene encoding type I 3-dehydroquinate dehydratase produces the protein MITLVCVPIAVDTPEQALADAQHAQLAGADLVEFRLDAFFEEASQIDACVKLVADSPLPCVATCRPSWEGGEYEGDEETRLALFQRLAEAEHAPRYIDIELATETKPDIGDGLILSTHDFEGRPSNLTRQLLQLRDSSATVHKIAFRARSLRDNIELFDILSHRDRPTIALGMGAYGLMSRVLAPKFGGFLTFASLKPESTTAPGQPTIAELLNLYRFKSITRTTKVFGIVGDPVEHSRSPAMHNAGFERIGFDGVYLPLPVAPGYESLKATLTELLAHDTLDLTGLSVTMPHKKSLVRLAREQGWLIDDLAERCGAANTLVRDGGTIRVMNTDGPAVVACLTNAGVELQGAPMLVLGAGGMAQAAAFALAEAGARVHIHNRTAERARELAARIDGATHLESLEKPSSMRAIVQCTPLGMAGGPAPGESPIPADALSDATIVETVYHPRETPLVRAATARGLRVIDGLDMLVTQAAAQFEAFTGSQAPIDLFRETAQAE, from the coding sequence ATGATCACCCTCGTGTGCGTGCCCATCGCCGTCGACACGCCCGAGCAGGCCCTCGCCGATGCCCAGCACGCGCAACTGGCCGGTGCCGACCTGGTGGAGTTCCGCCTCGACGCCTTCTTCGAGGAAGCCAGCCAGATCGACGCGTGCGTGAAGCTCGTCGCCGATTCTCCGCTGCCCTGCGTCGCGACGTGCCGGCCGAGTTGGGAGGGCGGCGAATACGAGGGCGACGAAGAAACCCGGCTCGCGCTGTTCCAGCGCTTGGCCGAAGCCGAGCACGCGCCGCGGTACATCGACATCGAGCTCGCCACGGAAACCAAGCCGGACATCGGCGACGGCCTTATCCTCAGCACGCATGACTTCGAGGGCCGCCCCTCTAACCTCACGCGCCAGCTGCTCCAGCTCCGCGATTCTTCGGCCACCGTCCACAAGATCGCCTTCCGAGCACGATCCCTTCGCGACAACATCGAACTCTTCGACATCCTGAGCCACCGCGACCGCCCCACCATCGCCCTCGGCATGGGCGCGTATGGGCTCATGAGCCGCGTGCTCGCGCCCAAGTTTGGTGGGTTTCTCACGTTTGCGAGCCTGAAGCCCGAGAGCACCACCGCCCCCGGCCAGCCGACGATCGCCGAATTGCTCAACCTCTATAGGTTCAAGAGCATCACCCGCACCACCAAGGTCTTCGGCATTGTTGGCGATCCCGTCGAGCACTCACGCTCTCCGGCCATGCACAACGCGGGCTTCGAGCGCATCGGCTTCGACGGCGTCTACCTGCCCCTGCCCGTCGCGCCGGGGTACGAGTCGCTCAAGGCCACGCTGACCGAATTGCTCGCCCACGACACGCTCGACCTGACGGGCCTGAGCGTCACCATGCCGCACAAGAAGAGCCTCGTGCGTCTCGCGCGAGAACAAGGCTGGCTGATCGACGACCTCGCCGAACGGTGCGGGGCGGCCAACACGCTCGTGCGCGACGGCGGCACGATCCGCGTGATGAACACCGACGGCCCCGCGGTCGTTGCCTGCCTCACGAACGCGGGTGTTGAGTTGCAAGGGGCCCCGATGCTCGTCCTCGGCGCGGGCGGCATGGCCCAGGCCGCCGCGTTCGCGCTCGCCGAGGCGGGCGCACGGGTTCACATCCACAACCGCACCGCCGAGCGTGCGCGGGAGCTGGCCGCCCGCATCGACGGCGCTACCCACCTCGAATCGCTCGAGAAACCATCGTCGATGCGCGCGATCGTGCAATGCACGCCCCTCGGCATGGCCGGCGGGCCCGCGCCAGGCGAGTCGCCCATCCCCGCCGACGCCCTAAGCGACGCAACGATCGTCGAGACCGTGTACCACCCGCGAGAGACGCCGCTGGTCAGAGCCGCGACCGCGCGGGGCTTGCGTGTGATCGATGGGTTGGACATGCTCGTCACGCAGGCGGCGGCGCAGTTCGAGGCGTTCACCGGAAGCCAAGCGCCGATCGATCTATTCCGAGAGACCGCGCAGGCCGAGTAA
- the thiE gene encoding thiamine phosphate synthase, with the protein MAALERMFDANVNRACEGLRTLEDLARFLLDGADLVRRAKDARHVIRASASAVGPQRLVAWRDTPGDVGTTISTEMEARRANAGALALAAGNRVTEALRACEEIAKVLGLDALVFEAARYEAYEIQKRLVLALGGGGMPRWPVCVLITAGLCRLPWEDVAEAACRGGAGCLQLREKGLDDRELLVRAKRLVEIARPHGVAVVINDRPDIALLSGAAGVHGGQGDLGVAEVRKLAGERLLVGVSCSTLEQARQAARDGADYLGLGPMFPSGTKPKDSLSGPALIEAVVADPLAGGLGHLAISGIDAENAGEMVGRGCTGVAVCAAVCGAEDPEAATREVVEAMGRAKPGKMAAS; encoded by the coding sequence ATGGCTGCCCTGGAGCGGATGTTTGATGCGAACGTGAACCGGGCGTGCGAGGGCCTGCGCACGCTCGAGGATCTCGCGCGCTTCCTGCTCGATGGTGCCGACCTGGTTCGGCGGGCGAAGGATGCCAGGCACGTGATCCGGGCTTCGGCTTCGGCGGTTGGTCCGCAGCGGCTGGTGGCGTGGCGGGATACGCCGGGCGATGTGGGGACAACGATTTCTACGGAGATGGAGGCCAGGCGAGCCAACGCGGGGGCCCTGGCTCTCGCTGCGGGGAATCGTGTAACTGAGGCGCTGCGTGCCTGCGAGGAGATTGCCAAGGTGCTCGGGCTGGATGCTCTGGTGTTTGAGGCGGCCCGGTACGAGGCGTACGAGATCCAGAAACGGCTGGTGCTGGCGCTTGGGGGTGGGGGCATGCCTCGGTGGCCGGTGTGCGTGCTGATCACGGCCGGATTGTGCCGCTTGCCCTGGGAAGACGTGGCCGAGGCGGCGTGCCGGGGTGGGGCCGGGTGCTTGCAGCTTCGCGAGAAGGGGCTGGATGATCGTGAGTTGCTTGTGCGGGCCAAGCGTTTGGTTGAGATCGCTCGCCCGCACGGCGTGGCGGTAGTGATCAACGATCGGCCGGATATCGCGTTGCTCTCGGGGGCGGCGGGCGTTCACGGGGGCCAAGGCGATCTTGGCGTGGCCGAGGTTCGGAAGCTGGCGGGTGAGCGGCTGCTCGTGGGTGTCTCGTGCTCCACGCTGGAGCAGGCTCGGCAGGCTGCACGGGATGGGGCGGATTATCTGGGGCTCGGGCCCATGTTCCCCTCGGGCACAAAGCCCAAGGACAGCCTGAGTGGGCCAGCCTTGATCGAGGCCGTGGTGGCCGACCCTTTGGCTGGCGGGCTTGGACATCTGGCGATCAGCGGCATCGATGCTGAGAACGCCGGCGAGATGGTGGGCCGGGGCTGCACGGGGGTCGCGGTGTGCGCCGCGGTGTGTGGTGCTGAAGACCCCGAGGCCGCGACGCGCGAAGTGGTCGAGGCGATGGGCCGGGCGAAGCCGGGAAAGATGGCCGCATCGTGA
- a CDS encoding phosphopantetheine-binding protein: protein MTRDEIQARVQEVLAEVLGIDEDEVTPRATLTGDLGAESIDFLDIVFRLEQAFDIKIEQGELFPENLQQDATYVQDGALTESGLAALREKLPHAEIDAIEADPRLSRVGEIFTVDAMTSFVERKLGAAA from the coding sequence ATGACGCGAGACGAGATCCAGGCGAGGGTTCAGGAAGTGCTGGCTGAGGTGCTGGGCATCGACGAGGACGAGGTGACCCCACGGGCGACGCTCACCGGCGATCTCGGGGCCGAGTCGATCGACTTCCTGGACATCGTCTTCCGCCTCGAGCAGGCCTTCGACATCAAGATCGAGCAGGGCGAGTTGTTCCCCGAGAACCTGCAGCAGGACGCGACCTACGTGCAGGACGGGGCGCTCACCGAGTCCGGGCTGGCCGCCCTTCGTGAGAAGCTGCCCCACGCCGAGATCGATGCCATCGAGGCCGACCCAAGGCTGAGCCGCGTGGGCGAGATATTCACTGTCGACGCGATGACCAGCTTCGTCGAGCGCAAGCTCGGCGCAGCGGCCTGA
- the recO gene encoding DNA repair protein RecO, translating to MPPIHDDAICLRHSEWSETSQHATLLCKEHGLIRGLARGSRRERSAYSGGFELLARGHVVFYEKATRELANITAWDLTHTQGQLRKDLPSLWRAMFAVDLMQRALPVREPHPRSFDQLAELLGQDAIGMEHLTGYQWALLDEAGHKPELDTTAPIGPQTVVYFLPEAGRFETDKPAGIGPAWPVRGRTLAALRSITESQRPQTEASEDTWTRSAAFLCAYWMWVLGRPIPAAGAVFGDRIELGE from the coding sequence ATGCCACCCATCCATGACGACGCCATCTGCCTCCGCCACAGCGAGTGGAGCGAGACCAGCCAGCACGCCACGCTGCTGTGCAAAGAGCACGGGCTCATCCGAGGGCTGGCGCGGGGCTCCCGCCGCGAGCGGTCGGCCTACTCGGGCGGCTTCGAGCTTCTGGCGCGTGGCCACGTGGTCTTCTACGAGAAGGCCACCCGCGAGCTGGCCAACATCACCGCCTGGGACCTGACCCACACGCAAGGCCAGCTCCGCAAGGACCTGCCCAGCCTCTGGCGGGCAATGTTCGCCGTCGACCTGATGCAACGCGCCCTACCGGTCCGAGAACCCCACCCGCGCAGCTTCGATCAGCTAGCCGAGTTGCTCGGCCAGGATGCCATCGGGATGGAGCACCTCACTGGGTACCAGTGGGCCCTGCTCGACGAAGCGGGCCACAAGCCCGAACTCGACACCACCGCGCCGATCGGCCCCCAAACCGTGGTCTACTTCCTGCCCGAGGCCGGCCGCTTCGAGACCGACAAGCCCGCCGGCATCGGGCCGGCCTGGCCGGTGCGCGGCCGGACGCTGGCGGCGTTGCGGTCGATAACCGAAAGCCAACGTCCGCAAACCGAGGCCAGCGAAGATACATGGACCCGATCGGCGGCCTTCCTGTGCGCGTACTGGATGTGGGTGCTCGGCAGGCCGATACCAGCAGCGGGAGCCGTATTCGGCGACCGCATCGAACTGGGTGAGTAA
- the pilM gene encoding type IV pilus assembly protein PilM yields MATSNACWGIEVGAGGIKAVKLVLDGEGVQVAEFVNMPHKRVLSTPELNQDDATRLALGAFVNQYDLSKARIAVSVPGHAAFARFAKLPPVEPKQIPKIVRFEAEQQIPFSLDEVEWDFQTFRSPDSPDVEVGIFASTKERIRQQLQLYDDFGIVPDIVTLSPIAAYNALAYDLVFDERTPGTVIVDVGTTSTDLIIAEAGRVWVRTFPLGGNNFTQEIVDKFSVSYPKAEKIKREVHKSKSARHVLQALRPIFSDLGQEIQRSIGYYQSLHSDSDLQRVIGVGATFELQGIRKALQQQVQLTVYTVEEFKRAKFDGVDEATLGENAGQLMTAYGLALQGLEFTTLEANLMPAAVVREAVWRRKTPWFAAAAALGLVAGGAMFIRPFLDQAAVDAETQPPIIQQVLTSGEALKNDASDVTGSQLVDRTLSNLVELAENRDVYANIVNDLGLMLERADMVAGGDASATGDSPAVHVQTFTTEYAGPADPNVDPYAEGRSSGNEDRPEKPQITIKLVGWTDQPNANEFIVNSLDKWLRSNQERSGVPYKLLPDTVDWGVTQQFGSTAAADGEPEGGAVAPPPGRGAERPDRGGNPRGPSRTRSRPGAAQPGVTTTGESPDDAPLPTGMPRDTGMRTLPGGLSDLINTYPIPRPDRNIPAGQTRSFFQMTWVVELVDEQEGGNQ; encoded by the coding sequence ATGGCGACATCGAACGCGTGCTGGGGCATCGAGGTAGGCGCGGGCGGCATCAAGGCCGTCAAGCTGGTGCTGGACGGCGAGGGCGTGCAGGTTGCAGAGTTCGTGAACATGCCCCACAAGCGGGTGCTGTCCACGCCCGAGCTCAACCAGGACGACGCGACCCGATTGGCGCTGGGCGCCTTTGTCAATCAGTACGACCTGAGCAAGGCGCGCATCGCCGTCAGCGTGCCGGGGCACGCGGCGTTCGCCCGCTTCGCTAAGCTGCCGCCGGTCGAGCCCAAGCAGATCCCCAAGATCGTGCGTTTCGAGGCCGAGCAGCAGATCCCCTTCTCGCTCGACGAGGTGGAGTGGGACTTCCAGACCTTCCGCTCGCCCGACTCGCCCGACGTCGAGGTGGGCATCTTCGCGTCGACCAAGGAGCGCATCCGCCAACAGCTCCAACTCTACGACGACTTCGGCATCGTGCCCGACATCGTGACGCTCAGCCCGATCGCCGCGTACAACGCGCTGGCGTACGACCTGGTGTTCGACGAGCGCACGCCCGGCACGGTGATCGTCGACGTGGGCACGACGTCCACCGATCTGATCATCGCCGAGGCCGGCCGCGTGTGGGTGCGCACCTTCCCGCTTGGTGGAAACAACTTCACGCAAGAGATCGTCGACAAGTTCAGCGTGAGCTATCCCAAGGCCGAGAAGATCAAGCGCGAGGTGCACAAGAGCAAGAGCGCCCGGCACGTGCTGCAGGCGCTGCGGCCGATCTTCAGCGATCTGGGCCAGGAGATCCAGCGTTCGATCGGCTATTACCAGTCGCTGCACAGCGACTCGGACCTGCAACGCGTGATCGGCGTCGGTGCCACGTTCGAGCTGCAGGGCATCCGCAAGGCGCTCCAGCAGCAGGTGCAGCTGACGGTCTACACGGTCGAAGAGTTCAAGCGTGCCAAGTTTGACGGCGTTGATGAGGCAACCCTGGGCGAGAACGCGGGGCAGTTGATGACCGCGTACGGGCTGGCGCTCCAGGGGCTGGAGTTCACCACCCTCGAGGCCAACCTGATGCCGGCCGCCGTGGTGCGCGAGGCAGTGTGGCGCCGCAAGACACCGTGGTTCGCCGCTGCCGCAGCGCTGGGCCTGGTGGCCGGTGGTGCGATGTTTATCCGCCCGTTCCTCGACCAGGCCGCCGTTGACGCGGAGACGCAACCGCCGATCATCCAGCAGGTGCTCACCAGTGGCGAGGCCCTGAAGAACGACGCCTCGGATGTCACGGGCTCGCAGCTCGTTGATCGCACGCTCTCGAACCTGGTCGAACTGGCCGAGAATCGCGACGTGTACGCCAACATCGTGAACGACCTGGGCCTCATGCTCGAGCGCGCTGACATGGTGGCCGGGGGCGATGCGAGCGCCACGGGCGATTCGCCCGCGGTACACGTGCAGACGTTCACGACCGAGTACGCCGGCCCGGCCGACCCGAACGTCGACCCCTACGCCGAAGGCAGGTCGAGCGGTAACGAAGATCGACCCGAGAAGCCGCAGATCACGATCAAGCTCGTGGGCTGGACCGACCAACCCAACGCCAACGAGTTCATCGTGAACTCGTTGGACAAGTGGCTGCGCAGCAACCAGGAACGCTCGGGCGTGCCGTACAAGCTGCTGCCCGACACCGTGGATTGGGGCGTGACCCAGCAGTTCGGCTCGACGGCCGCCGCTGACGGGGAACCCGAGGGCGGCGCCGTGGCGCCCCCGCCCGGTCGCGGGGCCGAACGCCCAGACCGCGGGGGCAACCCAAGGGGGCCGAGCCGCACGCGCAGCCGTCCTGGTGCCGCGCAGCCGGGCGTCACCACCACGGGTGAATCACCCGATGATGCCCCCTTGCCCACCGGCATGCCGCGAGACACTGGTATGCGCACGCTTCCCGGCGGGTTGTCGGATCTCATCAACACGTACCCGATCCCGCGGCCCGATCGGAACATCCCGGCGGGCCAGACGCGGTCGTTCTTCCAGATGACCTGGGTGGTCGAGCTGGTCGACGAGCAGGAAGGTGGCAACCAATGA
- a CDS encoding insulinase family protein, with product MAISFQERVLSNGIRLIGEVDPAAHSAAAGFFVRTGARDEPAEAMGVSHFLEHMMFKGTKDLTAEALNTAMDDLGASNNAYTSSELTCFYAHTLPGALPEAAKLLGRMMRPALREDDFETERGVILEEIAMYDDNPFWVLLEAASERHYKGHALGHRVLGTKEIIAGIPVSTMRDYFNGRYTAEATVVALAGALDMDEVAGVLEGLDEPWTHGDPPPRGPAPESGGGRFELERESVSRGYTIALWPAPPLQDELRHAARLLSQVLGAPGNSRLHWALVEPGLADEAAASYMGQDGAGEFIVYASGDPDKLGQIEEVIAGELAKVVDELGEDDLERLRAKAATGVTVGGERPSDRMQRLGARWTLLGDYLPLEEELEQVRSVTLDDLREVARQYPLKPTTQGVLKPA from the coding sequence ATGGCGATCTCATTCCAAGAACGCGTGTTGAGCAACGGCATCCGTTTGATCGGCGAGGTGGACCCCGCGGCCCACAGCGCGGCGGCGGGCTTCTTCGTGCGCACGGGGGCGCGAGACGAGCCGGCCGAGGCGATGGGCGTGAGCCACTTCCTCGAGCACATGATGTTCAAGGGCACCAAGGACCTGACCGCCGAAGCATTGAATACCGCGATGGACGACCTTGGCGCGAGCAACAACGCGTACACGTCCAGCGAGCTGACGTGCTTCTACGCGCACACGCTGCCCGGGGCGCTGCCCGAAGCCGCGAAGCTGCTGGGCAGGATGATGCGGCCCGCGCTGCGCGAGGACGACTTCGAGACCGAGCGGGGCGTGATCCTCGAAGAGATCGCGATGTACGACGACAACCCGTTCTGGGTGTTGCTCGAGGCGGCCAGCGAGCGACACTACAAGGGGCACGCGCTCGGGCATCGCGTGCTGGGCACCAAGGAGATCATTGCGGGCATCCCTGTGTCGACGATGCGCGACTATTTCAACGGGCGATACACGGCCGAGGCGACGGTTGTTGCGCTCGCCGGCGCGCTCGACATGGACGAGGTGGCTGGTGTGCTCGAAGGATTGGACGAGCCCTGGACGCACGGCGATCCGCCGCCGCGTGGGCCCGCGCCCGAGAGCGGCGGTGGGCGTTTTGAGCTCGAGCGTGAGAGCGTGTCCCGTGGATACACCATCGCGCTGTGGCCCGCGCCACCTTTGCAGGACGAGCTGCGGCACGCGGCACGGTTGCTCTCGCAGGTGCTCGGCGCGCCCGGCAACAGCCGCCTGCATTGGGCGCTGGTCGAGCCCGGACTGGCCGACGAGGCGGCCGCGTCGTACATGGGCCAGGACGGTGCGGGCGAGTTCATCGTGTACGCCAGCGGCGATCCCGACAAACTCGGGCAGATCGAGGAAGTCATCGCGGGGGAGCTTGCGAAGGTGGTCGATGAGCTGGGCGAGGACGACCTGGAGCGTTTGCGCGCCAAGGCGGCGACGGGGGTAACAGTGGGGGGCGAGCGGCCTTCGGATCGCATGCAGCGGCTGGGAGCGCGGTGGACGTTGCTGGGTGATTACCTGCCACTCGAAGAGGAATTGGAGCAGGTGCGCTCGGTGACGCTGGACGATTTGCGCGAGGTCGCGCGGCAGTACCCGCTGAAACCCACGACGCAAGGTGTGCTCAAGCCGGCGTGA
- a CDS encoding HDOD domain-containing protein has product MDACAIEEILSCESLPSLPATAVRVLELSQDPDSTVNELAETIRFDQGLSAKILKTVNSSFFGLRTKCATIDKALVVLGLRELRNLALGFSLVPAMEAAYTEGFDPIDYWRRGIYSAVASKIIAQRVAREVADEAFLGGLLQDIGIMAMLQALGDPYEEVLLTAATDHRRLAAAELRAFDMQHPEVGALLARKWQLPDELSVPIRFHERPTAAPNELKEVVSCVALGNSVHQCLTYDDKAACFSRLYDQASRFFGIDNATCDEILKETATAAKEVSRLFELDTGDSVDADALLKKAQELQSEPATEQDNLNHGSVSAVIRDGDLVDPITGVMTRLAIERHLEAAYEESKTERTPVSIAIIRLDGFAKLIENEGLEAGDVAAIDITESLEEICEGLENGQLGSFDDATVILLCTSPLPTLTTAVSAWRDSYKGPKRQTTSAGLTGCEGATYDVFTKPKQLLAIAYRAMEAAEKAGGDALRTFEPGKDKRAA; this is encoded by the coding sequence ATGGACGCCTGCGCCATCGAGGAAATCCTCTCGTGCGAATCGCTGCCGTCGCTACCGGCGACGGCCGTGCGTGTCCTCGAACTCAGCCAGGATCCCGACAGCACCGTCAACGAACTCGCCGAGACTATCCGCTTCGACCAAGGCCTCTCGGCCAAGATCCTCAAGACCGTCAACTCCAGCTTCTTTGGTCTGCGCACCAAGTGCGCCACCATCGACAAGGCACTCGTCGTGCTGGGCTTACGCGAGCTGCGCAATCTCGCGCTGGGATTCTCCCTCGTGCCCGCCATGGAAGCCGCCTATACCGAAGGCTTCGATCCGATCGATTACTGGCGCCGCGGCATCTACTCGGCAGTTGCCTCCAAGATCATCGCCCAGCGCGTCGCGCGTGAGGTTGCCGACGAGGCATTCCTCGGTGGGCTCCTCCAGGACATCGGCATCATGGCGATGCTCCAGGCCCTGGGCGACCCGTACGAAGAGGTACTCCTGACCGCGGCAACGGACCACCGCCGCCTGGCGGCCGCCGAGCTACGCGCCTTTGACATGCAGCACCCCGAGGTGGGCGCGCTGCTCGCACGTAAGTGGCAGCTCCCCGATGAGTTAAGCGTGCCGATCCGCTTCCACGAGCGCCCCACCGCGGCCCCGAACGAGCTCAAGGAAGTCGTGAGCTGCGTGGCGCTGGGCAACTCCGTCCACCAGTGCCTGACCTACGACGACAAGGCAGCCTGTTTTAGCCGGCTCTATGATCAGGCTTCGCGGTTCTTCGGCATCGACAACGCGACCTGCGACGAGATCCTCAAGGAGACCGCCACGGCGGCCAAGGAGGTCTCGCGCCTGTTCGAGCTCGACACGGGCGACAGCGTCGACGCCGACGCGCTTCTCAAGAAGGCCCAAGAGCTGCAATCCGAGCCGGCCACCGAGCAGGACAACCTCAACCACGGCTCGGTCTCGGCGGTCATCCGCGACGGCGATCTTGTCGACCCGATCACCGGCGTGATGACCCGCCTAGCCATCGAACGCCACCTCGAAGCCGCCTACGAAGAAAGCAAGACCGAACGCACGCCGGTCAGCATCGCGATTATTCGCCTCGACGGCTTTGCCAAACTCATCGAAAATGAAGGCCTCGAAGCGGGTGACGTTGCCGCCATCGACATCACCGAATCCCTCGAAGAAATCTGCGAGGGCCTCGAGAACGGCCAGCTGGGCAGCTTCGACGACGCCACGGTGATCCTGCTCTGCACCTCACCGCTGCCCACCCTCACGACGGCTGTCTCCGCGTGGCGAGACTCGTACAAGGGCCCGAAGCGTCAGACCACGAGCGCCGGACTCACCGGTTGCGAGGGAGCGACCTACGACGTCTTCACCAAGCCCAAGCAACTGTTGGCCATCGCCTACCGCGCGATGGAAGCCGCCGAGAAGGCCGGCGGAGACGCGCTGCGCACCTTCGAGCCGGGCAAAGACAAGCGCGCCGCCTGA
- a CDS encoding FIST C-terminal domain-containing protein — translation MSTHATSAVPATMMAAGLSSLDRTEYAAVQAFEQAAEQLPDGPASADVAMVFFSSAHAGQAGLVASAARAALPNATIVGCSAESVLGGSLELEDRPGISVLACSMPGVDVRAFPLTRLGTIDPANPNQVERVRDIAGMTHEHRATILFPDPFGLPSGRTIGVVDKAARLGLADNERPVTLGGMASADNNAGGNAFLLDGQIIRDGGVGLSINGPVTVDTVVSQGCRPIGPNMVVTQGQGNIVNRLGGRPAFDAVREVIADLDEDDRQLLSRGVFLGVVADEHRRHFGRGDYVIRSIMSANEKDGSIALGDYVRLGQTVRLHARDASTAHEDLELLLDAQKLHEHPAGCLLVTCNGRGTRLFDEPNHDAATVRRAFEAVRKGSPAIGSAPRGTGHPMPIAGFFAAGEIGPIQGRTFVHAHTACAALFRGAAV, via the coding sequence GTGAGCACGCACGCCACATCCGCAGTCCCCGCGACCATGATGGCCGCCGGCCTCTCGTCGCTCGACCGCACCGAGTACGCGGCCGTCCAGGCCTTCGAGCAGGCCGCCGAGCAGTTGCCCGACGGCCCGGCCTCAGCCGATGTGGCGATGGTGTTCTTTTCGAGCGCCCACGCGGGCCAGGCCGGTCTGGTCGCCTCGGCCGCGCGCGCCGCGCTGCCCAACGCCACCATCGTGGGCTGCTCGGCCGAATCGGTCCTGGGCGGCTCGCTCGAGCTCGAAGACCGCCCGGGCATCAGCGTGCTGGCGTGCAGCATGCCGGGCGTCGACGTGCGCGCCTTCCCGCTCACGCGGTTGGGCACCATCGACCCGGCCAACCCCAATCAGGTCGAGCGCGTGCGCGACATCGCGGGCATGACCCACGAGCACCGCGCCACCATCCTGTTCCCCGATCCCTTCGGCCTGCCCTCGGGCCGCACCATCGGGGTGGTTGACAAGGCCGCCCGTTTGGGCTTGGCCGACAACGAACGCCCGGTCACCCTCGGCGGCATGGCCTCGGCCGACAACAACGCGGGCGGCAACGCCTTCCTGCTCGACGGCCAGATCATCCGCGACGGCGGCGTCGGCCTCTCCATCAACGGGCCCGTCACCGTCGACACCGTCGTCAGCCAGGGCTGCCGGCCCATCGGCCCCAACATGGTCGTGACGCAGGGCCAGGGCAACATCGTCAACCGCCTGGGCGGACGCCCGGCCTTCGACGCCGTGCGCGAGGTCATCGCCGACCTGGACGAAGACGACCGCCAGTTGCTCTCGCGCGGCGTGTTCCTGGGTGTCGTGGCCGACGAGCACCGCCGCCACTTCGGGCGCGGCGACTACGTCATCCGCAGCATCATGAGCGCCAACGAGAAAGACGGCTCGATAGCCCTGGGCGACTACGTCCGCCTCGGGCAGACCGTCCGCCTGCACGCCCGCGATGCCAGCACCGCCCACGAGGACCTCGAACTGCTGCTCGACGCCCAGAAACTCCACGAGCACCCCGCCGGCTGCCTGCTCGTGACGTGCAACGGTCGCGGCACGCGGCTGTTCGACGAGCCCAACCACGACGCGGCCACCGTGCGGCGCGCGTTCGAGGCCGTCCGCAAGGGCTCGCCGGCCATCGGATCGGCCCCACGCGGCACGGGGCACCCCATGCCCATCGCCGGCTTCTTCGCCGCCGGCGAGATCGGGCCCATCCAGGGCCGCACGTTCGTGCACGCCCACACGGCCTGCGCCGCGCTGTTCCGCGGCGCGGCGGTCTAA